A portion of the Burkholderia sp. GAS332 genome contains these proteins:
- a CDS encoding putative spermidine/putrescine transport system ATP-binding protein, protein MKHHFEQLRLDSVSRSFTNAEGQAVAALQGLDLNIQRGEFIALLGPSGCGKTTALNCIAGLQPLSGGGIWLDDKRIDVLPPEKRGFGMVFQNYALFPHMSVLDNVGFGLKMRGVARSEAMRRAREALQLVQLVGHERKLPGQLSGGQQQRVAIARAIVIEPPLILMDEPLSNLDTKLRIEMRAEIRRIHSQLERATLYVTHDQDEALSMADRIVVMKEGVVQQVGTPKEVYTRPQNLHVARFMGYRNVIDFALEGTQGDAVAVSANGVRLIGTPMAGFNSKRVSVALRPEDIERAAPGAENAFDALVTTVEYGGHDSLLRVKTAFGDLWARIAGDFEEGERISLRVPPSRTLVYDGEAA, encoded by the coding sequence ATGAAGCACCACTTTGAACAGTTGCGGCTCGATTCGGTGAGCCGCAGTTTCACGAATGCGGAAGGCCAGGCGGTCGCGGCGCTGCAAGGGCTCGATCTGAATATCCAGCGTGGCGAGTTCATTGCGTTGCTTGGACCATCGGGTTGCGGCAAAACGACGGCGCTCAATTGCATCGCCGGTTTGCAACCGCTGAGCGGCGGCGGCATCTGGCTCGACGATAAACGCATCGACGTGCTGCCGCCGGAAAAGCGCGGCTTCGGCATGGTGTTCCAGAACTACGCGCTGTTTCCGCATATGAGCGTGCTCGATAACGTCGGTTTCGGATTGAAGATGCGTGGCGTCGCCAGGAGCGAAGCCATGCGCCGTGCGCGTGAAGCATTGCAGCTCGTGCAACTGGTCGGGCATGAACGTAAGCTTCCGGGACAGCTATCGGGCGGTCAACAGCAGCGCGTGGCGATTGCGCGGGCGATCGTGATCGAGCCGCCGCTGATCCTGATGGACGAACCGCTGTCGAATCTCGATACGAAGCTGCGCATCGAAATGCGCGCTGAGATTCGCCGCATCCATAGCCAGCTCGAACGCGCGACGCTCTACGTGACGCACGATCAGGACGAAGCGCTTTCCATGGCTGATCGAATCGTCGTGATGAAAGAAGGGGTGGTGCAGCAGGTCGGCACGCCGAAAGAGGTGTACACGCGGCCGCAAAATTTGCATGTCGCGCGGTTCATGGGCTACCGCAATGTGATTGATTTCGCGCTCGAAGGCACGCAGGGCGATGCGGTTGCGGTGAGCGCGAACGGCGTGCGGTTGATCGGCACGCCGATGGCGGGTTTCAACAGCAAGCGCGTGAGCGTGGCATTGCGCCCGGAAGATATCGAGCGTGCAGCACCTGGCGCGGAAAACGCTTTCGACGCGCTGGTGACAACAGTGGAATACGGCGGCCACGATTCACTGCTGCGAGTGAAGACCGCGTTCGGCGACTTGTGGGCGCGGATCGCGGGCGACTTCGAAGAGGGCGAACGCATCAGCCTGCGCGTGCCGCCGTCACGCACGCTCGTCTATGACGGAGAGGCCGCATGA
- a CDS encoding acyl homoserine lactone synthase yields MQTAIRIGMRQEFDNADINEMYRLRARVFHGRLGWDIPTIAGMEIDGYDALGPLYMLIQDDDGRVRGCWRLMPTEGPNMLKDTFPQLLHGADAPIGRHIWELSRFAIETSGEEQSFGFADLTMQAIREVIAFAERTGITRYVTVTTTPIERMLRKTGMDISRLGAPVQIGVERAVALDIAISPKTHTALFGPMAAAA; encoded by the coding sequence ATGCAAACAGCGATCCGGATTGGAATGCGGCAAGAATTCGACAACGCGGACATCAATGAGATGTACCGCCTGCGGGCTCGGGTGTTTCACGGGAGACTCGGGTGGGACATCCCGACCATCGCGGGCATGGAGATCGACGGCTACGACGCCCTCGGGCCACTCTACATGCTGATTCAGGACGATGACGGGCGGGTGCGCGGCTGTTGGCGTCTGATGCCGACGGAGGGGCCGAACATGCTTAAAGACACCTTCCCGCAATTGCTGCATGGCGCAGATGCGCCGATAGGGCGGCATATCTGGGAGCTGAGCCGGTTCGCAATCGAAACCAGCGGCGAGGAGCAGTCGTTCGGCTTTGCCGATCTGACGATGCAAGCGATTCGCGAGGTCATAGCGTTCGCCGAACGGACGGGCATCACACGTTACGTTACGGTGACCACTACGCCGATCGAACGGATGCTGCGCAAGACCGGGATGGATATCAGCCGGCTCGGGGCGCCCGTGCAGATCGGCGTGGAACGGGCCGTGGCGCTGGATATCGCGATCAGTCCGAAGACCCACACCGCCCTGTTCGGACCGATGGCTGCTGCCGCCTGA
- a CDS encoding transcriptional regulator, LuxR family yields the protein MAPLLNAADEAEWFSAIAGLADTWGFDRILIAMLPRPTMRLEDAYVRSTYAPTWRRTYDEQGLVHIDPTVAHCMTRAAPLIWSPDIFTSAPQQSLYEEACGHGLRAGVSLPIHGPNQEAGMMCFVNDSNPAGTFCRDVNAALPNLVLLRDLVIDTSQRHLNTHAQTLLPKLTPRERECLKWTARGKSTWEISQILSCSEAVVNFHMKNIRTKFGVNSRRAAAVIAAQLGLIDPG from the coding sequence ATGGCGCCGCTACTGAACGCCGCAGATGAAGCGGAATGGTTCAGTGCGATCGCGGGCCTTGCCGACACGTGGGGGTTCGACAGGATCCTGATCGCCATGCTGCCGCGCCCGACCATGCGCCTTGAAGACGCCTATGTGCGGAGCACCTACGCGCCAACGTGGCGACGCACCTACGACGAACAGGGTCTCGTGCACATCGACCCGACTGTTGCGCATTGCATGACACGCGCCGCACCGCTGATCTGGTCGCCCGACATTTTTACGTCCGCACCGCAACAATCATTGTACGAAGAAGCCTGCGGGCATGGCCTGCGCGCCGGTGTGTCGTTGCCCATTCATGGGCCGAACCAGGAAGCCGGCATGATGTGCTTCGTCAATGACAGCAATCCGGCCGGCACGTTCTGCCGTGATGTCAATGCTGCATTGCCGAATCTGGTGCTGCTGCGCGATCTGGTGATTGACACCAGCCAGCGCCATCTGAATACGCACGCTCAGACTTTATTGCCCAAGCTCACGCCGCGCGAACGCGAATGTCTGAAATGGACCGCGCGCGGCAAATCCACCTGGGAAATCTCCCAAATCCTGAGCTGTTCGGAAGCCGTGGTGAACTTCCACATGAAGAACATCAGGACGAAATTCGGTGTGAATTCGCGGCGCGCGGCGGCCGTGATCGCCGCGCAGCTGGGGCTTATTGACCCGGGTTGA
- a CDS encoding DNA-binding transcriptional regulator, FadR family, translating into MNERKTTGLPDKIYGDILNRILEGEYKEGERLPTEHALAERFATSRPTVREALARLRADGIIMTRHGSGTTVARRPDPDVRRFAPLETLSDIRRCYEFRIVTEAGAAEQAALKADADDIAAIQHAWDQLERIIETRGIGAQDDFMFHLAVARASKNPFFITVMSFIEEQILFSMNLSRNLSLVKTVERQRLVQDEHLAVLEAIRRKDGPAAGKAMRAHLENALERMFGS; encoded by the coding sequence ATGAACGAGCGCAAAACGACGGGCTTGCCCGACAAGATCTACGGCGACATCCTCAATCGCATTCTTGAAGGCGAGTACAAGGAGGGTGAGCGGCTGCCTACCGAGCATGCGCTGGCCGAACGCTTTGCGACGTCGCGGCCGACCGTGCGCGAAGCGCTCGCGCGCTTGCGGGCGGACGGGATCATCATGACGCGGCACGGTTCGGGTACCACGGTGGCGCGCCGGCCGGACCCGGATGTGCGCCGCTTCGCGCCGCTCGAAACGCTGTCCGACATCCGCCGCTGCTATGAATTTCGCATCGTGACCGAAGCGGGCGCGGCCGAGCAGGCCGCGCTCAAGGCCGACGCCGACGACATCGCCGCGATCCAGCATGCGTGGGACCAGTTGGAACGTATCATCGAGACCCGGGGTATTGGCGCCCAGGACGATTTCATGTTCCATCTGGCGGTGGCGCGCGCTTCGAAGAACCCGTTTTTCATCACGGTCATGTCGTTCATCGAAGAACAGATTCTGTTCAGCATGAACTTGTCTCGAAATCTGTCGCTGGTGAAGACGGTGGAGCGGCAGCGGCTCGTGCAGGACGAACATCTGGCCGTGCTCGAGGCGATCCGCCGCAAGGACGGCCCCGCAGCAGGGAAGGCGATGCGCGCGCATCTTGAGAATGCGCTTGAGCGGATGTTCGGTTCCTGA
- a CDS encoding Nucleotide-binding universal stress protein, UspA family, translating to MYTRILVAVDGSHTSRRAFEAALALAKSTGAVLQPFYVVENTPMYFEAPGYDPSILRNRLVEEGKELGAEFAQAMAAQGVKGELAVSEASSLDDVSVVILKAAADFNADLLVMGTHGRRGFQRLILGSVAERCVRQATLPVLLIPSATGKASQDA from the coding sequence ATGTACACACGCATCCTTGTAGCGGTCGATGGCAGCCACACCTCGCGCCGGGCATTCGAAGCAGCGCTCGCGCTTGCGAAATCCACCGGCGCTGTCTTGCAACCGTTTTACGTCGTCGAAAACACACCGATGTATTTCGAGGCGCCCGGCTACGACCCGTCCATTCTGCGTAACCGCCTGGTCGAAGAAGGCAAGGAACTCGGCGCTGAATTCGCCCAGGCCATGGCGGCGCAAGGCGTCAAGGGTGAGCTCGCCGTGAGCGAAGCCTCCTCGCTCGACGACGTGTCGGTGGTCATCCTAAAAGCGGCCGCCGACTTCAACGCCGATCTGCTAGTGATGGGCACGCATGGCCGGCGTGGTTTTCAGCGCCTGATTCTCGGCAGTGTCGCAGAGCGCTGCGTGCGTCAGGCGACCTTGCCGGTCCTGCTGATCCCGTCCGCTACAGGCAAGGCAAGTCAAGACGCCTGA
- a CDS encoding gluconolactonase: MTDTSRRYPDPSIRILDPRFKSLILASASVECLYQGARWSEGPVWFGDGRYLLWSDIPNDRILRWDETSGAVSTFRQSSNNANGHTRDRQGRLVSCEHLTRRVTRTEYDGSITVLADRYHGKRFNSPNDVIVKLDGSIWFSDPTFGIDSFYEGERQESELPACVYRIDGQSGEVTMVADDVLGPNGLAFSPDESVLYIVESRGVPRKIRAFDVDASGNSAALSNNRVLIDAGPGTPDGFRVDTHGNLWCGWGMGTDELDGVRVFTPQGEPIGHIALPERCANVCFGGRHRNRLFMAASHGLYSLYVNTQGVQGG, from the coding sequence ATGACCGACACCAGCCGACGCTATCCCGATCCCTCCATTCGCATACTCGATCCGCGCTTCAAGTCGCTGATCCTGGCGTCCGCTTCCGTCGAGTGTCTGTATCAGGGCGCACGCTGGTCGGAAGGGCCGGTCTGGTTCGGCGACGGCCGCTATCTGCTGTGGAGCGACATTCCCAACGACCGCATCCTGCGCTGGGACGAAACCAGCGGCGCGGTGAGCACGTTTCGCCAGTCGTCGAACAATGCGAACGGCCATACGCGTGACCGTCAGGGTCGCCTCGTCAGCTGCGAGCATCTGACGCGGCGCGTCACGCGCACCGAATACGACGGCTCGATTACCGTGCTCGCCGACCGGTATCACGGCAAGCGCTTCAATTCGCCGAATGACGTGATCGTGAAGTTGGACGGCTCGATCTGGTTCAGCGATCCGACCTTCGGCATCGACAGCTTTTATGAGGGCGAGCGCCAGGAGTCGGAGCTGCCCGCATGCGTGTACCGCATCGACGGCCAATCCGGCGAGGTGACGATGGTCGCCGACGACGTGCTGGGCCCAAACGGCCTCGCGTTTTCGCCGGACGAGTCGGTGCTGTACATCGTCGAATCGCGTGGCGTGCCGCGCAAGATTCGCGCGTTCGACGTCGACGCCAGTGGGAATAGCGCCGCGCTGTCGAACAACCGTGTGCTGATCGACGCCGGCCCGGGCACGCCGGACGGCTTTCGCGTCGATACCCACGGCAATCTCTGGTGCGGCTGGGGCATGGGCACGGACGAACTCGACGGTGTGCGCGTCTTCACGCCGCAAGGCGAGCCGATCGGCCATATTGCCTTGCCGGAGCGCTGCGCGAACGTGTGCTTCGGCGGACGCCATCGCAACCGCTTGTTCATGGCGGCAAGCCACGGCTTGTATTCGCTCTATGTGAATACGCAGGGCGTCCAGGGCGGGTGA
- a CDS encoding putative spermidine/putrescine transport system substrate-binding protein has translation MTVSGRVALRLVSVCLAASTALASAAHAADPVTLNIVDVAGDLQLTQKGFEAFKAKYPNLVANLTFTNAPAPQLPGKIKAMQAAGRSDIDLVLTGTDALAAGIEQNLWMKLLPDNAAAFPGVLDKYAPGPRKMQDLAQGFGLEVAYMPAGPLLEYNPAKVSDPPKTPEQLLQWCKAHPDKLIYARPANSGPGRTFLMGLPYVLGDKDPHDPIHGWDKTWAFLKQLNDCIPYYPGGTSAVMKELGEGSRDMTVTVTGWDINPRALGIVPAEFRVQAFDNMTWVNDAHYMVIPKGVPKEKLDVLYKLMNFMLEPAQQAMTYDDGYFYPGPAIKGVSIEQAPAHSQDVLKKYGRPEYAKLLAERPHVLPLNADAMVAAFKKWDSDIGAQKTK, from the coding sequence ATGACTGTTTCAGGCAGGGTGGCGCTCAGGCTGGTGTCTGTATGTCTCGCGGCTAGCACCGCATTGGCATCCGCCGCACATGCGGCCGATCCGGTAACGCTCAATATCGTTGACGTGGCCGGCGATCTTCAACTTACACAGAAGGGTTTCGAGGCCTTCAAGGCGAAGTACCCCAATCTTGTCGCCAATCTCACGTTCACCAACGCGCCCGCGCCGCAACTGCCAGGCAAGATTAAGGCGATGCAGGCCGCCGGCCGCTCCGATATCGATCTTGTCCTGACCGGCACCGACGCACTGGCCGCCGGGATCGAACAGAATCTCTGGATGAAACTGTTGCCGGACAATGCGGCGGCGTTCCCCGGCGTGCTCGACAAATACGCACCCGGTCCGCGCAAGATGCAGGACCTCGCACAAGGCTTCGGTCTCGAAGTCGCGTATATGCCGGCGGGTCCGCTGCTCGAATACAACCCCGCGAAAGTCAGCGATCCACCCAAAACGCCTGAGCAACTCCTGCAATGGTGCAAGGCGCATCCGGACAAGCTGATCTACGCGCGGCCAGCGAACTCCGGTCCGGGGCGCACTTTCCTGATGGGCTTGCCTTACGTGCTCGGCGACAAGGATCCGCACGATCCGATTCACGGCTGGGACAAGACGTGGGCCTTCCTCAAGCAACTGAACGATTGCATTCCTTACTATCCGGGCGGCACGTCGGCGGTGATGAAGGAGCTCGGTGAGGGCTCGCGCGATATGACCGTGACCGTCACGGGGTGGGACATCAATCCGCGTGCGCTCGGCATCGTTCCGGCGGAATTCCGCGTGCAGGCATTCGACAACATGACGTGGGTGAACGACGCGCACTACATGGTAATTCCTAAAGGCGTGCCGAAGGAAAAGCTCGACGTGCTCTACAAGCTGATGAACTTCATGCTTGAGCCGGCGCAGCAGGCCATGACCTATGACGACGGTTATTTCTATCCCGGTCCGGCGATCAAGGGCGTGAGCATCGAGCAGGCGCCCGCGCACAGCCAGGATGTGCTGAAGAAATATGGGCGCCCGGAGTACGCGAAGCTGCTGGCCGAGCGGCCGCATGTTTTGCCGCTGAATGCCGACGCGATGGTCGCGGCTTTCAAGAAGTGGGACAGTGACATCGGCGCGCAGAAGACCAAGTAG
- a CDS encoding ergothioneine biosynthesis protein EgtB, whose product MNRDPAPRHPLVQRLIDARQVTDALFSIVKPEFLYERPIRERHRIVFYVGHLEAFDRNLFDQRLCDLPAFDPHLDQLFAFGIDPVDGGFPTDQPGDWPSLDAVRGYALRAREQIDRELDALSDSAHVGREGAHAQASEQLLNVAIEHRLMHAETLAYMLHQLPLAQKVTGLQEPVLTRSEPHEALSSMVNVPAGATVLGMSRESGRFGWDNEFGEMRVDVPAFEIDRHMVTNGAFREFIEAGGYREPRWWTDKDWAWKEAEHIAHPACWSQHTGSDQNRTWMLRTMFDEVPLPLDWPAYVSHAEASAYARWAGKTLPSEAQWQRAAHGAPHAMSGNFDFRSWDPQPVDAHPDNVSAFGVEGQFGNGWEWTSTVFDALPGFEAFPFYPGYSANFFDGQHYVIKGGSARTAQCMLRPAFRNWFQPHYQYVYAGFRCVRVTDH is encoded by the coding sequence ATGAATCGCGACCCCGCCCCGCGTCACCCGCTGGTCCAGCGTCTGATCGACGCGCGTCAAGTGACCGACGCGCTGTTTTCCATCGTCAAACCCGAGTTTCTGTATGAACGGCCGATCCGCGAGCGCCACCGGATCGTGTTTTATGTCGGCCATCTGGAAGCTTTCGACCGTAATCTTTTCGATCAACGTCTGTGCGATTTGCCGGCGTTCGATCCGCACCTCGACCAGCTCTTCGCTTTCGGCATTGACCCTGTCGACGGCGGCTTTCCGACCGATCAACCTGGCGACTGGCCGTCGCTCGACGCCGTGCGCGGCTACGCGCTGCGCGCCCGCGAGCAGATCGACCGCGAACTCGATGCACTGAGCGACTCGGCGCATGTCGGCCGCGAGGGCGCGCATGCTCAAGCGTCCGAGCAGTTGCTGAACGTCGCGATCGAGCATCGGCTGATGCATGCTGAAACGCTCGCGTACATGCTGCATCAGTTGCCGCTTGCGCAGAAAGTCACCGGCTTGCAGGAGCCGGTGCTCACCCGGTCTGAACCACATGAGGCGTTATCGTCGATGGTCAACGTGCCGGCTGGCGCAACGGTGCTCGGCATGTCACGTGAAAGTGGGCGTTTTGGTTGGGACAACGAGTTCGGCGAAATGCGCGTTGACGTACCGGCGTTCGAGATCGACCGCCATATGGTGACGAACGGTGCGTTTCGTGAGTTCATCGAGGCAGGCGGCTATCGCGAACCGAGGTGGTGGACGGACAAGGATTGGGCCTGGAAAGAAGCCGAACATATCGCGCATCCCGCCTGCTGGTCGCAGCACACGGGAAGCGATCAAAACCGCACATGGATGCTGCGCACCATGTTCGACGAAGTGCCACTGCCGCTCGACTGGCCGGCGTACGTGAGTCACGCCGAAGCCAGCGCCTACGCGCGCTGGGCCGGCAAGACACTACCCAGCGAAGCACAATGGCAACGCGCGGCACATGGCGCACCGCATGCGATGTCGGGCAATTTCGATTTTCGTAGCTGGGACCCGCAGCCGGTCGACGCGCATCCGGACAACGTCAGCGCGTTCGGCGTGGAAGGTCAATTCGGCAATGGCTGGGAGTGGACCTCCACGGTGTTCGACGCACTGCCGGGGTTTGAAGCGTTTCCGTTTTATCCGGGCTACTCCGCCAATTTTTTCGACGGGCAGCATTACGTGATCAAAGGCGGTTCGGCGCGCACCGCGCAATGCATGTTGCGGCCGGCGTTTCGCAACTGGTTTCAGCCACATTATCAATATGTGTATGCGGGGTTCAGGTGTGTGAGGGTGACCGACCACTAA
- a CDS encoding transcriptional regulator, Crp/Fnr family: protein MRALCMPQGLSPDELTKLEALICTARSVQRGEALYRSGDRFDNVYAVRSGSMKTVMAHRDGREQVTGLCLAGEALGLDGISEDVHACSALALEDSTVCIVPYPALKSLCREISSMQDRLHKLLGEQIVREAGQMMVLGSLSADERVAAFLLDVSERNAQRGYSSAEFNLRMTREDMGSYLGMTLETVSRTLSRFQKRGLIDTQGKHIRIVDLEGLQKV, encoded by the coding sequence ATGCGGGCGCTCTGCATGCCGCAAGGCTTGTCGCCCGACGAACTCACGAAACTCGAAGCGCTCATTTGCACCGCGCGCTCGGTGCAGCGCGGCGAAGCGCTGTATCGCAGCGGCGACCGCTTCGACAATGTTTACGCCGTGCGTTCCGGCTCCATGAAAACCGTCATGGCGCACCGGGACGGCCGCGAACAGGTCACCGGCTTGTGCCTCGCCGGCGAAGCGCTCGGTCTCGACGGCATCAGCGAAGACGTGCATGCATGCAGCGCCCTCGCCCTTGAAGACAGCACCGTTTGTATCGTCCCCTACCCCGCCCTCAAGTCCCTGTGCCGCGAAATCAGTTCGATGCAGGACCGTCTGCACAAGCTGCTGGGCGAACAGATCGTCCGCGAAGCGGGGCAGATGATGGTGCTCGGCTCGCTTTCAGCGGACGAACGCGTGGCGGCATTTCTGCTCGACGTGTCGGAGCGCAACGCGCAACGCGGCTATTCATCCGCCGAATTCAATTTGCGCATGACACGCGAGGACATGGGCAGCTACCTCGGCATGACGCTCGAAACCGTGAGCCGCACACTGTCAAGATTTCAAAAACGCGGCCTGATCGACACACAAGGCAAACACATCCGGATCGTCGATCTGGAAGGCTTGCAGAAGGTATAA
- a CDS encoding carbohydrate ABC transporter membrane protein 1, CUT1 family — protein sequence MNTPALSPPRVRIAPRDAKAWLVAPALIFIVALFIYPFAYGLVLSFRPMNGGGLWANYLTFFTDTSMWPTILVTLKLAVPATLINVGVSVPVAFALRRNSPYQKLVTTLLVIPVTLGTVLIADGMLTYFGPNGWFPQALQGLHLYTDEVRLTHNFWGVLISLIVSGFPFAFLLTLSYVTGIDPTLASAAATLGASPWQQFRRIYLPLLMPGLTMAACLSFVQAFSVFPSAVLLGAPAGPTRVMSIAAAEAAFESYDYSLASAIAMVMGFVQLLVVAAMLGARRFFYSGPVTGGKG from the coding sequence ATGAACACACCCGCGCTGTCGCCGCCACGCGTACGAATTGCGCCGCGCGACGCCAAAGCGTGGCTGGTCGCGCCGGCTTTGATCTTCATCGTCGCGTTGTTCATCTATCCGTTTGCGTATGGCCTGGTGTTGTCGTTCCGGCCGATGAACGGCGGCGGCCTGTGGGCCAACTATCTGACGTTCTTCACCGACACGTCGATGTGGCCGACCATTCTCGTCACGCTCAAGCTGGCGGTGCCCGCGACGCTGATCAACGTCGGCGTGTCGGTTCCCGTGGCGTTCGCGCTGCGGCGCAATTCGCCCTATCAGAAACTCGTCACGACGCTGCTGGTGATTCCCGTCACGCTCGGCACCGTGCTGATCGCCGACGGCATGCTCACGTACTTCGGCCCGAACGGCTGGTTTCCACAGGCGTTGCAAGGTCTGCATCTCTACACCGATGAAGTGCGTCTGACGCATAACTTCTGGGGCGTGCTGATCTCGCTGATCGTGTCGGGTTTTCCGTTTGCGTTTCTGCTGACGCTCTCGTACGTGACCGGCATCGATCCGACGCTCGCGAGTGCTGCCGCCACGCTCGGCGCGAGCCCGTGGCAGCAGTTTCGTCGCATCTATCTGCCGCTACTGATGCCCGGGCTAACAATGGCCGCGTGTTTATCGTTCGTGCAGGCGTTCTCGGTGTTCCCATCCGCGGTGCTGCTGGGCGCGCCAGCCGGCCCGACGCGCGTCATGTCGATTGCCGCCGCCGAAGCCGCATTCGAAAGCTACGATTATTCGCTTGCTTCCGCGATCGCGATGGTGATGGGCTTCGTTCAACTGCTGGTGGTTGCCGCCATGCTCGGCGCGCGCCGCTTCTTCTACAGCGGTCCGGTGACGGGAGGCAAAGGCTGA
- a CDS encoding putative spermidine/putrescine transport system permease protein translates to MASDHHAAQPSWSASASNDNNDGAQQPSKRVKQRASVSGRIWHVLVWGAMVFFLVNVVLLIATVAVNSVATRWFGTLLPQGFTLHWYAQAWSDFQLASVLWVTVEVVGAVVVLSVVLGVPAAYALARVQFAGKRMAMLIFLLPLMVPPVTYGIPMATVMYKVGLAGTLGGVILANLVPALPFVILVMTPFIEQIDPNLEAAARIFGANTFRYFRYVLLPLLVPGMLAAGLLVLVRTIGMFELTFFTAGPATQTLVVALYYAVFSTGVRAPQSIDAMAMIYMAITLIWVLIALQFVSPTQIVSRVKEQKR, encoded by the coding sequence ATGGCGAGCGATCACCACGCGGCGCAGCCATCGTGGTCAGCGTCCGCATCGAACGACAACAACGACGGCGCCCAGCAACCCAGCAAGCGCGTCAAGCAGCGCGCCAGCGTGTCGGGCCGCATCTGGCACGTGCTGGTGTGGGGTGCGATGGTGTTCTTTCTTGTCAACGTGGTGTTGCTGATCGCGACCGTCGCGGTGAATTCGGTGGCGACCCGCTGGTTCGGCACCTTGTTGCCGCAAGGCTTTACGCTGCATTGGTACGCGCAGGCGTGGAGCGATTTCCAGTTGGCCAGCGTGTTGTGGGTCACCGTCGAAGTGGTCGGCGCGGTTGTGGTGTTGTCGGTCGTGCTCGGCGTGCCCGCGGCGTATGCGCTCGCCCGCGTGCAGTTTGCCGGCAAGCGCATGGCGATGCTGATTTTCCTGTTGCCCCTGATGGTGCCGCCCGTGACGTACGGCATTCCGATGGCGACCGTGATGTATAAGGTCGGCCTTGCCGGCACGCTGGGCGGCGTGATTCTTGCGAATCTCGTGCCGGCGCTGCCGTTCGTGATCCTCGTGATGACGCCGTTCATCGAACAGATCGATCCCAATCTCGAAGCGGCGGCGCGCATTTTCGGCGCGAACACCTTCCGCTATTTCCGCTACGTGCTGCTGCCCTTGCTGGTGCCCGGCATGCTGGCGGCCGGGCTGCTGGTGCTGGTGCGGACCATCGGCATGTTCGAACTCACTTTCTTTACCGCGGGTCCCGCGACGCAAACGCTGGTGGTCGCCTTGTACTACGCTGTATTTTCAACCGGCGTGCGCGCACCGCAATCGATCGACGCGATGGCGATGATCTACATGGCGATCACGCTGATCTGGGTGCTGATCGCGCTGCAATTCGTCAGCCCGACGCAGATCGTGTCGCGCGTGAAGGAGCAGAAGCGCTAA
- a CDS encoding phosphate acetyltransferase, producing MEHKREKYERLVAFAATLPPLPTAVAHPCDHDSLSSVIEAARLGLIAPILVAPRAKLETAAREGKLDLGGLTIVDVPHSHAAAEVAVQLVHEGKAEALMKGSLHTDELMAAVVARGTGLRTERRVSHCFVMDVPGREDALIITDAAVNISPTLDEKRDIVQNAIDLAHALRFPEARVAILSAMETVNSKVPSTLDAAALCKMADRQQITGGILDGPLALDNAISEEAAKIKGISSPVAGHANVLVVPDLEAGNLLAKSLSFLAGADAAGIVLGAKVPIILTSRADSVMTRLASCAVASLVALARREKLSAAIV from the coding sequence GTGGAACATAAACGCGAAAAATACGAGCGCCTGGTCGCTTTCGCGGCAACGCTGCCGCCATTACCGACCGCCGTTGCCCATCCATGCGATCACGATTCCCTGTCCTCTGTGATCGAAGCCGCGCGCCTCGGTCTCATTGCACCGATCCTGGTGGCGCCGCGCGCCAAGCTCGAGACGGCCGCCCGGGAGGGCAAGCTTGACCTCGGCGGCCTGACCATCGTCGATGTGCCGCACAGTCACGCGGCGGCAGAAGTCGCCGTACAACTCGTGCATGAGGGGAAGGCAGAAGCCCTGATGAAAGGCTCGCTGCACACGGATGAACTGATGGCCGCGGTCGTGGCGCGCGGCACGGGGCTGCGCACCGAGCGGCGCGTCAGCCATTGCTTCGTGATGGACGTGCCCGGCCGCGAGGACGCCTTGATCATCACCGACGCCGCCGTCAACATCTCGCCGACACTCGACGAGAAACGCGACATCGTGCAAAACGCCATCGACCTCGCGCACGCGTTGCGCTTTCCGGAGGCGCGGGTGGCGATCCTTTCGGCAATGGAAACCGTGAACTCAAAGGTGCCCTCGACGCTCGACGCCGCCGCCCTGTGCAAAATGGCCGACCGCCAACAGATCACCGGCGGAATTCTCGACGGCCCCCTCGCCCTCGACAATGCAATCAGCGAAGAGGCCGCGAAAATCAAAGGCATTTCGTCGCCGGTGGCCGGGCATGCCAACGTGCTCGTCGTACCAGACCTCGAAGCCGGCAATCTGCTCGCCAAGAGCCTGTCGTTTCTCGCCGGCGCGGATGCTGCCGGCATCGTGCTGGGGGCGAAGGTGCCCATCATCCTCACCAGTCGCGCCGACTCGGTGATGACGCGGCTCGCGTCGTGCGCGGTCGCTTCGCTCGTCGCACTCGCGCGCCGCGAGAAGCTTTCCGCTGCCATCGTCTAA